One Archocentrus centrarchus isolate MPI-CPG fArcCen1 chromosome 10, fArcCen1, whole genome shotgun sequence genomic region harbors:
- the LOC115787061 gene encoding protocadherin beta-16-like translates to MKRQVLLFSLVFYLSPVIGQISYSIPEEMPSASLVGNIAQDLGLDIKRLKSGRARVYTGDGVEYIELNRERGVLLIKERIDREAICRQTTPCALHFQVILENPMEFYSITVEIIDINDNPPTFEKNEVSFKISESAVIGGKFVLDRAIDLDVGKNGLQKYELKPTDNFVLKMDSQGSGSEKAEMILQKPLDREKDDLISLVLTAFDGGDPQMSGTIRIFITVLDVNDNAPVFTQSTYRATVFENAPEGTVVTSVIASDADHGTNGRIKYSITNSLDQAHTLFQIHEASGEIRLIGNIDYENARNYHINIRASDDGGLTDSCKVIVEVVDINDNKPTINVMSKSNVISEHSKPNTVVAMMNVQDPDSNENGQVHCFINDNTPLFIKSASNNFYSLVTDSDLDRERASEYNITVTCSDEGVPSLSSSVTLTLQISDVNDNAPVFERTSYEAYIVENNTPGLSIFTVKATDADWNQNARVSYILEDSSINGVPVSSYVSVSADSGVIHAVRSFDYEQIKDFQFRVKAQDGGSPPLSSNVTVKIMIQDQNDNHPQVLYPIQTSGSLVAEMVPRSADVGYLVTKVVAVDVDSGQNAWLSYKLHKATDRALFEVGLQNGEIRTIRQVTDKDAAKQRLTVIVEDNGQPSRSTTVTVNVAVADSFPEVLSEFTDFSKEKEYNDNLTFYLVLALAVVSFLFITCLVVIISVKIYRWRQSRILYHPSLPVIPYYPPRYSDTLGTGTLPHVYNYEVCRTTDSRKSDCKFGRAGSQNVLIMDPSSTGTMQRIQSEKSILDEPDSPLEVGLAC, encoded by the coding sequence ATGAAACGGCAAGtactgttgttttccttggtcttTTATCTCAGTCCAGTCATCGGCCAAATCAGCTATTCTATCCCTGAGGAGATGCCGAGTGCCTCTTTAGTCGGTAATATTGCCCAGGATTTGGGTTTGGATATAAAACGACTGAAATCGGGAAGAGCTCGCGTTTATACGGGAGACGGTGTGGAATACATTGAACTAAACAGAGAACGAGGAGTCCTTCTTATCAAAGAGAGAATCGACAGAGAAGCGATCTGCAGGCAGACTACGCCTTGTGCTTTAcattttcaggtcattttagAGAATCCAATGGAATTTTATAGCAtcacagtggagattatagacATAAATGACAACCCCCCCACCTTCGAGAAAAATGAAGTCAGTTTTAAAATCAGTGAATCTGCTGTAATCGGAGGAAAATTTGTATTGGACAGAGCAATAGATCTTGATGTTGGCAAAAATGGTCTTCAGAAATATGAGCTTAAACCTACGGATAATTTTGTCCTTAAAATGGACAGTCAAGGTAGTGGATCAGAaaaggctgaaatgattttacAGAAGCCTCTTGACAGAGAAAAGGATGACTTAATATCGCTAGTTTTAACAGCCTTTGATGGAGGAGACCCGCAGATGTCAGGTACAATTCGCATTTTCATTACGGTATTGGATGTTAATGATAATGCTCCTGTTTTTACGCAGTCCACCTACAGAGCCACTGTTTTTGAAAATGCCCCAGAAGGGACAGTTGTCACCAGCGTTATTGCGTCAGATGCAGATCATGGAACAAATGGTAGAATAAAGTATTCAATTACAAACAGTTTAGATCAAGCACACACTTTGTTTCAGATACACGAAGCTAGCGGAGAAATAAGATTAATTGGAAACATTGATTATGAAAATGCACGAAATTACCATATTAACATACGTGCAAGTGATGATGGTGGACTTACAGATTCATGCAAAGTTATCGTTGAAGTGGTGGACATAAACGACaacaaaccaaccattaatgtaaTGTCAAAATCAAATGTGATATCTGAACACTCTAAACCGAATACTGTTGTTGCGATGATGAACGTTCAAGACCCAGATTCAAATGAAAATGGCCAAGTGCACTGTTTTATCAATGATAACACACCTTTGTTCATTAAGTCGGCTTCTAATAATTTCTACAGTTTAGTGACAGACAGTGAtttagacagagagagagcttcAGAGTATAACATCACTGTGACCTGCTCTGATGAGGGAGTGCCCTCCCTCTCCAGCAGCGTCACTCTCACCTTACAGATCTCAGATGTTAATGACAACGCGCCTGTCTTTGAGAGGACCTCATATGAGGCCTACATTGTAGAAAACAACACACCAGGTCTCTCTATATTCACAGTGAAAGCCACAGACGCTGACTGGAACCAGAATGCCCGCGTTTCTTACATTCTGGAGGACTCCTCCATTAACGGAGTGCCAGTCTCCTCATATGTGTCCGTTAGTGCTGATAGTGGAGTCATCCATGCAGTGCGCTCTTTTGATTACGAGCAGATCAAAGATTTCCAGTTCCGCGTCAAAGCGCAGGATGGAGGCTCTCCTCCACTCAGCAGCAACGTGACTGTAAAAATAATGATTCAGGATCAGAACGACAACCACCCACAGGTTCTGTATCCAATCCAGACTAGTGGCTCTCTGGTGGCTGAAATGGTGCCTCGTTCAGCAGATGTGGGCTATCTGGTGACCAAAGTGGTGGCTGTTGATGTGGACTCTGGACAGAATGCCTGGCTCTCCTATAAACTGCACAAAGCCACAGACAGGGCGCTGTTTGAAGTCGGCTTACAGAATGGAGAAATAAGAACTATCCGCCAAGTCACTGATAAAGATGCTGCCAAACAAAGACTGACTGTTATAGTGGAGGACAACGGGCAGCCCTCTCGTTCAACTACAGTCACTGTTAACGTGGCGGTGGCGGACAGCTTCCCTGAAGTCCTGTCGGAGTTCACTGacttttcaaaagaaaaggagTACAATGACAACCTGACTTTTTACTTAGTCTTGGCTCTGGCTGTAGtttccttcctcttcatcaCGTGTTTAGTGGTTATTATATCAGTCAAAATCTACAGGTGGAGACAGTCTCGCATCCTGTATCACCCCAGTCTCCCTGTCATTCCATATTATCCACCACGTTACTCAGACACTTTGGGGACAGGGACTCTGCCCCATGTGTACAATTACGAAGTGTGCAGGACGACTGACTCCAGAAAGAGTGACTGTAAGTTCGGCAGAGCTGGTAGTCAGAACGTGCTGATAATGGACCCCAGTTCTACAGGGACGATGCAGCGgatacagagtgaaaagagcatCCTGGATGAACCAGACTCTCCTCTAGAGGTTGGACTTGCATGCTGA